Proteins from a genomic interval of Oncorhynchus mykiss isolate Arlee chromosome 21, USDA_OmykA_1.1, whole genome shotgun sequence:
- the LOC110500264 gene encoding mucin-5AC: MDVRVQANPNLHFGVNGGHDGANRNSRSRPFEDKALQFLSQEEQDCILFFEETIDSLLTAPAVDELDGPGPPILASAPSPVPPRSALDRPTSTKDQDIIDLVRPAQPDLVHPIQAPFKSSMPDFTQNMVMNNPERHFDNKPRREVIENFPTECNLPLPGKDNGPYGHALYQPVGSVPTPVVIAQKIAENQGSGGNTNILSSSLLSNHRRNLDLENIERPPTSPDYPIKQGPTTSAKPNHYPVNISMIMGSNQHHSDSLASVNLQDRKSQMLANLSGTSHPVEAEELHGLQKVQVNLPTRSVSCRDPTPNKSRMEALSKLGLSRNRSPSGDFSLIITPKSSTNAKPAAAPIPVATPTPVPTPTLTPMSKPGVASQASPLPPVTVNTNSSHASIHDNKPTSPPPEVSSKDFNSYGGKTIVVNPSKAAAAPSTSCHGSKAHPVTSHSDFNPYGGKTKVMKPAPVTTTRPDPPQPDIQSRAIPSPASTSARVMPTPASNFTPAKVMPPPVSTPTPARVMPPPAFNSTPAKRMPPPTSTSIPTKVETMPYEVNSYGGKTRMVTPSHTTPSPITNPDILTHTLVRSPSKASSPVPSQAPRPFCYSTPPSSNRVVASPPEPRPKSAVSKPSFRSQGITVQFSGRGASDESRKDALRKLGLLKDTF; the protein is encoded by the exons ATGGACGTCCGAGTGCAGGCCAATCCTAACCTCCATTTCGGGGTCAACGGGGGTCATGATGGCGCAAATAGAAACTCCCGCAGTAGACCATTT GAGGATAAAGCGCTTCAGTTCTTAAGCCAGGAGGAGCAGGATTGTATCTTGTTCTTTGAGGAGACCATTGACTCCCTTCTGACTGCCCCAGCAGTAGATGAGCTTGATGGACCAGGACCCCCCATCCTGGCATCTGCCCCCAGCCCCGTACCACCCCGCTCAGCCTTGGACAGACCCACCAGCACCAAGGACCAGGACATCATAGACCTGGTTCGCCCAGCACAGCCTGATCTAGTCCACCCCATACAGGCACCGTTCAAGTCCTCCATGCCAG ATTTCACCCAGAATATGGTAATGAACAACCCTGAGAGGCATTTTGATAACAAACCGAGGCGCGAGGTGATAGAAAACTTCCCTACAGAGTGCAACCTGCCCCTTCCTGGAAAAGACAATGGCCCCTATGGCCACGCCCTGTACCAGCCTGTAGGCTCCGTCCCCACCCCCGTCGTCATCGCCCAGAAGATCGCCGAGAACCAGGGGAGCGGGGGGAACACcaacatcctctcctcctccctcctgtccaACCACCGTAGGAACCTTGATTTGGAGAACATAGAGAGACCACCCACCTCCCCAGATTATCCAATCAAACAGGGTCCGACCACCTCAGCCAAGCCCAACCATTACCCCGTCAACATCAGCATGATAATGGGCAGCAATCAGCACCACAGCGATTCGCTGGCCAGTGTGAACCTCCAGGACAGGAAGTCTCAGATGCTGGCTAACCTATCAGGGACGTCCCACcctgtggaggcagaggaactCCATGGGCTGCAGAAGGTCCAGGTAAACCTTCCCACCCGCAGTGTGTCTTGCAGGGATCCCACTCCAAATAAGTCCCGGATGGAGGCACTGTCCAAACTGGGCTTGAGCCGAAACCGCTCCCCGTCAGGGGATTTCTCTCTTATAATCACCCCCAAGAGCAGCACAAACGCCAAACCCGCTGCTGCCCCGATTCCGGTTGCCACCCCTACACCCGTTCCTACACCTACACTGACACCCATGAGTAAACCAGGCGTGGCCAGCCAGGCAAGCCCCTTGCCACCAGTAACAGTCAACACCAACAGCTCTCACGCCAGTATCCATGACAACAAGCCTACTTCTCCCCCGCCCGAAGTTTCGTCCAAGGACTTTAACAGCTACGGCGGGAAGACCATCGTGGTGAACCCCTCTAAGGCTGCTGCTGCTCCCTCCACCAGTTGCCATGGCAGCAAGGCCCACCCAGTGACCTCTCACAGTGACTTCAACCCTTATGGGGGTAAGACTAAGGTAATGAAACCTGCTCCTGTTACCACAACCAGGCCTGATCCACCACAACCAGACATCCAGAGCAGGGCCATACCTTCCCCAGCATCCACCTCCGCCAGAGTGATGCCTACCCCAGCCTCCAACTTCACCCCAGCCAAAGTGATGCCTCCccctgtctccacccccaccccAGCCAGAGTGATGCCTCCCCCAGCTTTCAACTCCACCCCAGCCAAAAGGATGCCTCCACCAACCTCCACCTCCATCCCAACCAAAGTAGAAACCATGCCCTACGAGGTCAACAGCTACGGGGGGAAGACCAGAATGGTCACCCCATCCCACACCACCCCCTCCCCCATTACCAACCCTGACATCCTCACACACACTCTAGTGAGGTCCCCCAGCAAAGCTTCATCCCCAGTGCCTTCTCAAGCCCCCAGACCTTTCTGCTACAGCACTCCCCCTAGCTCCAACAGGGTGGTGGCGTCTCCCCCGGAGCCCCGGCCGAAGTCCGCCGTCTCCAAGCCGTCCTTCCGCTCCCAAGGGATCACTGTGCAGTTCTCCGGACGGGGAGCGTCGGATGAGTCGCGCAAGGATGCGCTCCGGAAACTGGGACTGCTGAAAGACACTTTCTAA